Proteins from a genomic interval of Lathamus discolor isolate bLatDis1 chromosome 11, bLatDis1.hap1, whole genome shotgun sequence:
- the AAR2 gene encoding protein AAR2 homolog has translation MAGPRLEPDLARQLFLEGAAVVMLGVPEGTEFGIDYSTWAVGPRFRGVKMIPPGVHFLHCSAGRAGGRETGPRSGFFLSLQRRDLRVLRWDASSEAAELAPAGTEEAAAFRENLRELDPFLGPYPYGTLKKWVSLTSFISEAAMKKLQPESGQICAFSEVLPVAAGRLSRDRAEQRLPPVDAECRSYAEGLARLPQMKPRAGTEIRFTELPKRMYPDGATPEEITRHSMDLSYALEKVISQRYASQPRDLLAELQFAFICFLIGNVYDAFEHWKRLLNILCRSEDAIKKYQDLYINLISVLYHQLSEIPADFFVDIVSHDNFLTSTLQVFFSCTCSAAVDGTLRKKAEKFKAHLTKKFKWDFEAEPDDCAPVVVELPEGTQVD, from the exons AGAGCCCGACCTGGCCCGGCAGCTCTTCTTGGAGGGCGCCGCAGTCGTAATGCTGGGTGTGCCCGAGGGCACCGAGTTCGGCATCGACTACAGCACCTGGGCCGTGGGGCCCCGGTTCCGCGGCGTCAAGATGATCCCGCCGGGCGTCCACTTCCTGCACTgcagcgcggggcgggcgggcggccgggAGACGGGGCCTCGCTCCGGCTTCTTCCTGAGCCTGCAGCGCCGGGACCTGCGGGTGCTGCGCTGGGACGCCAGCAGCGAGGCCGCGGAGCTGGCGCCGGCGGGCACGGAGGAGGCCGCGGCCTTCAGGGAGAACCTGCGGGAGCTGGACCCGTTCCTCGGGCCGTACCCCTACGGGACCCTCAAGAAGTGGGTCTCCCTCACCAGCTTCATCAGCGAGGCGGCGATGAAGAAGCTGCAGCCGGAGAGCGGGCAGATCTGCGCCTTCTCCGAGGTGCTGCCGGTCGCGGCCGGGCGGCTCTCCAGGGACCGGGCCGAGCAGCGCCTGCCGCCCGTCGATGCCGAGTGCCGGAGCTACGCCGAGGGCTTGGCGCGGCTGCCGCAGATGAAGCCGAGAGCCGGCACCGAGATCAGATTCACGGAGCTGCCGAAGCGGATGTACCCCGATGGTGCTACGCCGGAGGAGATCACCAGGCACAGCATGGACCTCAGCTACGCGCTGGAGAAGGTGATCAGCCAGCGGTACGCCAGCCAGCCTCGGGATCTGCTCG CTGAGTTGCAGTTTGCTTTCATCTGCTTCTTGATTGGAAATGTATATGATGCATTTGAGCACTGGAAAAGACTCTTAAACATCCTGTGCCGATCTGAAGATGCCATAAAGAAGTATCAAGACCTTTACATCAATCTGATTTCTGTGCTGTATCACCAGCTTAGTGAAATCCCAGCTGATTTTTTTGTGGACATTGTCTCCCACGACAACTTTTTAACCAGCACCTTACAG GTCTTCTTTTCCTGCACGTGCAGCGCTGCTGTTGATGGGACCCTaaggaaaaaggcagagaaattcAAAGCTCACCTAACGAAGAAATTTAAGTGGGACTTTGAGGCAGAGCCTGATGACTGCGCTCCTGTCGTGGTAGAACTTCCTGAGGGCACACAGGTGGACTAA